In one Tripterygium wilfordii isolate XIE 37 chromosome 22, ASM1340144v1, whole genome shotgun sequence genomic region, the following are encoded:
- the LOC119991679 gene encoding farnesylcysteine lyase produces MESRVMLSLFTLLLLLSPRNSQSELQSPPTVCIIGGGIGGSSVAHFLRFYSDSETRIHVFERRGVVGGRMATVTIAGETFEAGASILHPKNYHALNFTTGLGLKIRKPPASESSLSLGIWDGKRFLLKTISVDSKIPFVQKIVSFANSVYLLVRYGFSLLKMESFVEGMVDKFLKYYESTESRPVFETVEGMLKWAGLYNLTTQPLREQLVDAGLNPLLIEELVTVITRINYGQSVFISGLAGAVSLAGSGGNLWSVEGGNWQMAAALINSSNVELHLHEEIEFVSHLEDYYELNSTKGNSYACQVAVIATPLDESEIQFSPPISIPERKLQHTHATFVRGLLNPAYFGLNGVSEIPELVGTIEDPDIPFSSISVLKQHDKNDVTYKIFSRQPMADALLDTIFSERKETIQINWGAYPHYKAPEVFAPFVLDGQHLYYVNAFENAASTMETSAVAGENIARLILSRLYGKQYLSSSTSSFPNSKEQLHSDL; encoded by the exons ATGGAATCAAGAGTAATGCTCTCTCTATTCACTCTCCTACTTCTGCTATCACCGCGGAACTCTCAATCGGAACTCCAATCTCCCCCGACAGTATGCATTATCGGCGGCGGCATCGGAGGTTCTTCCGTCGCCCACTTCCTCCGTTTCTACTCCGATTCCGAAACCCGGATCCATGTATTTGAGCGTAGAGGCGTCGTGGGCGGACGAATGGCCACCGTCACCATCGCCGGCGAGACGTTTGAGGCCGGCGCCTCGATTCTCCATCCCAAGAACTATCATGCGTTGAATTTCACTACAGGTCTGGGATTGAAGATCAGGAAACCTCCGGCTTCTGAGAGCTCGCTTTCGTTAGGGATTTGGGATGGAAAGAGGTTTTTGTTGAAGACCATAAGCGTTGACTCCAAGATTCCTTTTGTGCAGAAGATAGTCTCCTTTGCTAATTCGGTTTACTTACTGGTTCGATACGGGTTCTCGCTGTTGAAGATGGAAAGCTTCGTTGAG GGTATGGTGGACAAGTTCTTGAAGTATTATGAAAGCACTGAATCAAGACCTGTCTTTGAGACAGTGGAAGGGATGCTTAAATGGGCTGGTTTGTATAACCTCACAACTCAACCTTTAAGAGAGCAATTAGTTGATGCTGGGTTGAATCCCCTTTtgatagaggagcttgtcact GTGATTACGAGAATCAATTATGGTCAAAGTGTCTTCATCAGTGGACTTGCTGGCGCAGTTTCCTTGGCAGGCTCTGGTGGAAATTTATGGTCAGTTGAAGGAGGAAACTGGCAGATGGCTGCTGCACTAATCAATTCTTCAAATGTTGAGTTGCACCTCCATGAAGAAATAGAATTTGTCTCTCATCTTGAAGACTATTATGAGCTTAATTCTACAAAAGGAAACAGCTATGCATGTCAAGTCGCAGTGATTGCTACCCCACTAGATGAATCGGAAATTCAATTTTCACCGCCTATTTCAATTCCTGAGAGGAAGTTACAGCACACACATGCAACATTTGTTAGGGGACTCTTAAATCCT GCGTATTTTGGCCTCAATGGTGTATCAGAAATTCCTGAACTGGTGGGCACCATAGAGGATCCTGATATTCCATTCTCAAGCATATCAGTTCTCAAACAACATGATAAGAATGATGTGACTTACAAGATATTCTCTCGTCAACCAATGGCTGATGCACTACTGGATACTATCTTTAG TGAGAGGAAAGAGACAATTCAAATTAACTGGGGTGCTTACCCACATTACAAAGCTCCAGAAGTTTTTGCTCCATTTGTTTTGGACGGTCAGCATTTGTACTATGTGAATGCTTTTGAGAACGCAGCTAGTACCATGGAGACAAGTGCTGTTGCAGGTGAGAATATAGCGCGGCTTATCCTGTCAAGACTATACGGTAAGCAGTACTTGAGTTCTTCAACCTCAAGCTTTCCCAACAGCAAAGAGCAATTGCATTCGGATCTGTAG
- the LOC119992255 gene encoding SET and MYND domain-containing protein 4 isoform X2 — protein MDKLKSVVHESLKLMVADSSPNDLPSTSSSLLKFFSDLPQFHQMIRDLSDPNNALCAKNKDAALVSKQMGNECYLCEDYTTALSCYSQALRLAPIDVDDMGRNLVATLYMNRASLFQKIGLLQECLRDCNRALQISPRYAKAWYRRGKANVSLGNYKDAVNDLNIARDTEVSSGGKRRIESELKELVHKCREMSNKTVAHHENLIFLDEACQMKIKCVTTPDKGRGMVSDCEIPQAFLVHKEEPYAMIISKDYRETHCHYCLNELPGDTVPCASCSIALYCSQRCQERALGQAFCGITKDLGKYKNDSDSVKGIEDYIREITLCSDSKADVEYFPEHKHECRGVNWPTVLPADIVLAARVLVKSTLQGRGYVEDLSHNYLQIPSESKLEVYIFSIVLLYCLQHSDGLELPINGASISQAVIIISQIRVNSMAVVRMKSVDSYGLAGELGKHPSNVGALTSTLEQVRVGQAIYAAASLFNHSCKPNVHAYFLSRTLFIRTTEFVAAGCPLELSYGPQIGQFQCNDRLKILVEKYSFRCQCRSCSAVNISDLVIDAFHCTNLTCPGVVLDGCVLNCENEKLKNFRKLDSGSCLDAHLQVIETKDFDISDVAHCAPDVGKRFLCIDPGYCLKCGCHRDIESSCAASNLAWKYIRSLQDALISREISHTTLADASKSLVKLRSILHAYNKGIAEAEDALAQAFCLLGDLQSANEHCKASIKILEVLYGSQHIVIGYELVKLVSIQLSVNDYSTLDSINRLRAIFSLYYGLHADIMFPYLQSLKRDACKLLQ, from the exons ATGGATAAATTGAAATCTGTTGTTCATGAAAGTCTGAAGCTGATGGTAGCAGATAGCAGTCCTAATGATCTTCCTTCCACTTCTTCTTCACTTCTCAAATTCTTTAGTGATTTGCCCCAATTCCACCAA ATGATTAGAGACTTGTCAGATCCTAATAATGCTCTCTGTGCGAAGAATAAAGATGCTGCTCTGGTATCAAAGCAAATGGGCAACGAGTGCTATCTTTGTGAAGATTACACCACAGCTCTGAGTTGTTACTCACAG GCACTGCGGCTTGCTCCAATAGACGTTGATGACATGGGCAGAAATCTGGTTGCAACTTTGTACATGAACCGGGCTTCTTTGTTTCAG AAAATAGGTCTTTTACAAGAGTGTCTGCGAGATTGTAATCGAGCTCTTCAAATTTCTCCAAGGTATGCAAAG GCTTGGTACAGGaggggtaaggctaatgtttcTTTGGGGAACTACAAAGATGCCGTCAATGACTTGAACATTGCTAGGGATACTGAGGTCTCATCAGGTGGAAAAAGACGTATAGAAAGTGAACTGAAAGAACTTGTTCACAAATGTCGGGAAATGAGCAATAAAACAGTTGCACATCATGAAAATTTGATATTTCTTG ATGAAGCATGCCAAATGAAAATAAAGTGTGTCACAACACCTGATAAAGGGAGGGGCATGGTTTCAGATTGTGAAATTCCTCAAGCTTTCTTGGTCCATAAGGAAGAACCATATGCCATG ATAATATCCAAGGATTATCGAGAAACTCATTGCCATTACTGCCTTAATGAGCTACCTGGAGATACAGTGCCTTGCGCATCATGTTCAATTGCATTGTACTGCTCTCAACGTTGCCAAGAACGGGCTTTAGGACAAGCTTTCTGTGGTATTACGAAGGACCTtggcaaatacaaaaatgatTCAGATAGTGTTAAAGGGATTGAAGACTATATTAGAGAAATTACTTTATGCAGTGATTCAAAAGCAGATGTGGAGTACTTTCCTGAGCATAAACATGAATGTAGAGGAGTGAACTGGCCTACGGTGTTACCAGCTGATATAGTTTTGGCTGCTCGAGTACTAGTAAAGTCTACATTGCAAGGAAGAGGTTATGTTGAG GACCTTTCTCACAATTATTTACAAATTCCTTCAGAAAGCAAATTAGAGGTGTATATATTTTCAATTGTATTGTTATACTGTCTTCAACACTCTGATGGGCTTGAACTTCCGATTAATGGGGCCTCCATATCGCag GCTGTCATAATTATTTCTCAAATCAGAGTGAATTCCATGGCAGTTGTCCGCATGAAATCTGTTGATAGTTATGGTCTGGCAGGTGAACTTGGAAAACATCCATCTAATGTGGGTGCTTTAACTAGCACGTTGGAGCAG GTTAGAGTTGGACAAGCTATTTATGCAGCTGCCAGTTTGTTCAACCATTCTTGCAAGCCAAATGTCCATGCATATTTCCTTTCACGGACATTATTTATAAGAACAACCGAGTTTGTGGCTGCTGGTTGTCCCCTGGAGTTGTCCTATGGTCCACAG ATTGGGCAGTTTCAATGTAATGATCGCCTTAAAATTTTGGTTGAGAAGTACTCTTTCCGATGCCAATGCCGCAGCTGCTCGGCAGTCAACATTTCTGACCTTGTTATAGATGCTTTTCATTGCACAAATCTTACTTGTCCTGGTGTAGTTTTAGACGGTTGTGTGCTCAACTGCGAAAACGAGAAACTGAAGAACTTTCGGAAACTTGACAGTGGAAGCTGCTTGGATGCGCATTTGCAG GTTATTGAAACCAAAGATTTTGATATCAGTGACGTGGCACATTGTGCTCCTGACGTAGGCAAAAGATTCCTTTGTATTGATCCCGGATATTGTTTGAAGTGCGGCTGTCATCGTGATATTGAATCTTCATGTGCAGCTTCAAACCTAGCTTGGAAATACATTAGAAG CTTGCAGGATGCATTAATTTCAAGAGAAATTTCACATACTACACTTGCTGATGCCTCAAAGTCTCTTGTTAAGTTGAGATCAATATTGCATGCATATAACAAGGGCATTGCAGAA GCAGAGGACGCGCTTGCACAAGCATTTTGTCTGCTAGGCGACTTACAATCTGCGAATGAgcattgtaaagcatcaattaAG ATACTCGAAGTATTGTATGGTTCTCAGCACATTGTCATTGGATATGAACTGGTGAAGCTGGTGTCCATTCAGCTTTCAGTGAATGATTATTCTACCTTGGATAGTATAAACAGGCTGAGAGCCATATTTTCGCTGTATTATGGCTTACATGCTGACATAATGTTCCCATACCTGCAATCACTTAAAAGAGATGCTTGCAAGCTCTTGCAGTAA
- the LOC119992255 gene encoding uncharacterized protein LOC119992255 isoform X3, translated as MNRAKQLLRLDNSTSVCVSVSVSIGMDKLKSVVHESLKLMVADSSPNDLPSTSSSLLKFFSDLPQFHQMIRDLSDPNNALCAKNKDAALVSKQMGNECYLCEDYTTALSCYSQALRLAPIDVDDMGRNLVATLYMNRASLFQKIGLLQECLRDCNRALQISPRYAKAWYRRGKANVSLGNYKDAVNDLNIARDTEVSSGGKRRIESELKELVHKCREMSNKTVAHHENLIFLDEACQMKIKCVTTPDKGRGMVSDCEIPQAFLVHKEEPYAMIISKDYRETHCHYCLNELPGDTVPCASCSIALYCSQRCQERALGQAFCGITKDLGKYKNDSDSVKGIEDYIREITLCSDSKADVEYFPEHKHECRGVNWPTVLPADIVLAARVLVKSTLQGRGYVEDLSHNYLQIPSESKLEVYIFSIVLLYCLQHSDGLELPINGASISQAVIIISQIRVNSMAVVRMKSVDSYGLAGELGKHPSNVGALTSTLEQIGQFQCNDRLKILVEKYSFRCQCRSCSAVNISDLVIDAFHCTNLTCPGVVLDGCVLNCENEKLKNFRKLDSGSCLDAHLQVIETKDFDISDVAHCAPDVGKRFLCIDPGYCLKCGCHRDIESSCAASNLAWKYIRSLQDALISREISHTTLADASKSLVKLRSILHAYNKGIAEAEDALAQAFCLLGDLQSANEHCKASIKILEVLYGSQHIVIGYELVKLVSIQLSVNDYSTLDSINRLRAIFSLYYGLHADIMFPYLQSLKRDACKLLQ; from the exons ATGAATAGAG CTAAGCAGTTGTTAAGGTTGGACAATTCGACATCGGTCTGTGTCTCTGTCTCAGTGTCAATCGGAATGGATAAATTGAAATCTGTTGTTCATGAAAGTCTGAAGCTGATGGTAGCAGATAGCAGTCCTAATGATCTTCCTTCCACTTCTTCTTCACTTCTCAAATTCTTTAGTGATTTGCCCCAATTCCACCAA ATGATTAGAGACTTGTCAGATCCTAATAATGCTCTCTGTGCGAAGAATAAAGATGCTGCTCTGGTATCAAAGCAAATGGGCAACGAGTGCTATCTTTGTGAAGATTACACCACAGCTCTGAGTTGTTACTCACAG GCACTGCGGCTTGCTCCAATAGACGTTGATGACATGGGCAGAAATCTGGTTGCAACTTTGTACATGAACCGGGCTTCTTTGTTTCAG AAAATAGGTCTTTTACAAGAGTGTCTGCGAGATTGTAATCGAGCTCTTCAAATTTCTCCAAGGTATGCAAAG GCTTGGTACAGGaggggtaaggctaatgtttcTTTGGGGAACTACAAAGATGCCGTCAATGACTTGAACATTGCTAGGGATACTGAGGTCTCATCAGGTGGAAAAAGACGTATAGAAAGTGAACTGAAAGAACTTGTTCACAAATGTCGGGAAATGAGCAATAAAACAGTTGCACATCATGAAAATTTGATATTTCTTG ATGAAGCATGCCAAATGAAAATAAAGTGTGTCACAACACCTGATAAAGGGAGGGGCATGGTTTCAGATTGTGAAATTCCTCAAGCTTTCTTGGTCCATAAGGAAGAACCATATGCCATG ATAATATCCAAGGATTATCGAGAAACTCATTGCCATTACTGCCTTAATGAGCTACCTGGAGATACAGTGCCTTGCGCATCATGTTCAATTGCATTGTACTGCTCTCAACGTTGCCAAGAACGGGCTTTAGGACAAGCTTTCTGTGGTATTACGAAGGACCTtggcaaatacaaaaatgatTCAGATAGTGTTAAAGGGATTGAAGACTATATTAGAGAAATTACTTTATGCAGTGATTCAAAAGCAGATGTGGAGTACTTTCCTGAGCATAAACATGAATGTAGAGGAGTGAACTGGCCTACGGTGTTACCAGCTGATATAGTTTTGGCTGCTCGAGTACTAGTAAAGTCTACATTGCAAGGAAGAGGTTATGTTGAG GACCTTTCTCACAATTATTTACAAATTCCTTCAGAAAGCAAATTAGAGGTGTATATATTTTCAATTGTATTGTTATACTGTCTTCAACACTCTGATGGGCTTGAACTTCCGATTAATGGGGCCTCCATATCGCag GCTGTCATAATTATTTCTCAAATCAGAGTGAATTCCATGGCAGTTGTCCGCATGAAATCTGTTGATAGTTATGGTCTGGCAGGTGAACTTGGAAAACATCCATCTAATGTGGGTGCTTTAACTAGCACGTTGGAGCAG ATTGGGCAGTTTCAATGTAATGATCGCCTTAAAATTTTGGTTGAGAAGTACTCTTTCCGATGCCAATGCCGCAGCTGCTCGGCAGTCAACATTTCTGACCTTGTTATAGATGCTTTTCATTGCACAAATCTTACTTGTCCTGGTGTAGTTTTAGACGGTTGTGTGCTCAACTGCGAAAACGAGAAACTGAAGAACTTTCGGAAACTTGACAGTGGAAGCTGCTTGGATGCGCATTTGCAG GTTATTGAAACCAAAGATTTTGATATCAGTGACGTGGCACATTGTGCTCCTGACGTAGGCAAAAGATTCCTTTGTATTGATCCCGGATATTGTTTGAAGTGCGGCTGTCATCGTGATATTGAATCTTCATGTGCAGCTTCAAACCTAGCTTGGAAATACATTAGAAG CTTGCAGGATGCATTAATTTCAAGAGAAATTTCACATACTACACTTGCTGATGCCTCAAAGTCTCTTGTTAAGTTGAGATCAATATTGCATGCATATAACAAGGGCATTGCAGAA GCAGAGGACGCGCTTGCACAAGCATTTTGTCTGCTAGGCGACTTACAATCTGCGAATGAgcattgtaaagcatcaattaAG ATACTCGAAGTATTGTATGGTTCTCAGCACATTGTCATTGGATATGAACTGGTGAAGCTGGTGTCCATTCAGCTTTCAGTGAATGATTATTCTACCTTGGATAGTATAAACAGGCTGAGAGCCATATTTTCGCTGTATTATGGCTTACATGCTGACATAATGTTCCCATACCTGCAATCACTTAAAAGAGATGCTTGCAAGCTCTTGCAGTAA
- the LOC119992255 gene encoding SET and MYND domain-containing protein 4 isoform X1 encodes MNRAKQLLRLDNSTSVCVSVSVSIGMDKLKSVVHESLKLMVADSSPNDLPSTSSSLLKFFSDLPQFHQMIRDLSDPNNALCAKNKDAALVSKQMGNECYLCEDYTTALSCYSQALRLAPIDVDDMGRNLVATLYMNRASLFQKIGLLQECLRDCNRALQISPRYAKAWYRRGKANVSLGNYKDAVNDLNIARDTEVSSGGKRRIESELKELVHKCREMSNKTVAHHENLIFLDEACQMKIKCVTTPDKGRGMVSDCEIPQAFLVHKEEPYAMIISKDYRETHCHYCLNELPGDTVPCASCSIALYCSQRCQERALGQAFCGITKDLGKYKNDSDSVKGIEDYIREITLCSDSKADVEYFPEHKHECRGVNWPTVLPADIVLAARVLVKSTLQGRGYVEDLSHNYLQIPSESKLEVYIFSIVLLYCLQHSDGLELPINGASISQAVIIISQIRVNSMAVVRMKSVDSYGLAGELGKHPSNVGALTSTLEQVRVGQAIYAAASLFNHSCKPNVHAYFLSRTLFIRTTEFVAAGCPLELSYGPQIGQFQCNDRLKILVEKYSFRCQCRSCSAVNISDLVIDAFHCTNLTCPGVVLDGCVLNCENEKLKNFRKLDSGSCLDAHLQVIETKDFDISDVAHCAPDVGKRFLCIDPGYCLKCGCHRDIESSCAASNLAWKYIRSLQDALISREISHTTLADASKSLVKLRSILHAYNKGIAEAEDALAQAFCLLGDLQSANEHCKASIKILEVLYGSQHIVIGYELVKLVSIQLSVNDYSTLDSINRLRAIFSLYYGLHADIMFPYLQSLKRDACKLLQ; translated from the exons ATGAATAGAG CTAAGCAGTTGTTAAGGTTGGACAATTCGACATCGGTCTGTGTCTCTGTCTCAGTGTCAATCGGAATGGATAAATTGAAATCTGTTGTTCATGAAAGTCTGAAGCTGATGGTAGCAGATAGCAGTCCTAATGATCTTCCTTCCACTTCTTCTTCACTTCTCAAATTCTTTAGTGATTTGCCCCAATTCCACCAA ATGATTAGAGACTTGTCAGATCCTAATAATGCTCTCTGTGCGAAGAATAAAGATGCTGCTCTGGTATCAAAGCAAATGGGCAACGAGTGCTATCTTTGTGAAGATTACACCACAGCTCTGAGTTGTTACTCACAG GCACTGCGGCTTGCTCCAATAGACGTTGATGACATGGGCAGAAATCTGGTTGCAACTTTGTACATGAACCGGGCTTCTTTGTTTCAG AAAATAGGTCTTTTACAAGAGTGTCTGCGAGATTGTAATCGAGCTCTTCAAATTTCTCCAAGGTATGCAAAG GCTTGGTACAGGaggggtaaggctaatgtttcTTTGGGGAACTACAAAGATGCCGTCAATGACTTGAACATTGCTAGGGATACTGAGGTCTCATCAGGTGGAAAAAGACGTATAGAAAGTGAACTGAAAGAACTTGTTCACAAATGTCGGGAAATGAGCAATAAAACAGTTGCACATCATGAAAATTTGATATTTCTTG ATGAAGCATGCCAAATGAAAATAAAGTGTGTCACAACACCTGATAAAGGGAGGGGCATGGTTTCAGATTGTGAAATTCCTCAAGCTTTCTTGGTCCATAAGGAAGAACCATATGCCATG ATAATATCCAAGGATTATCGAGAAACTCATTGCCATTACTGCCTTAATGAGCTACCTGGAGATACAGTGCCTTGCGCATCATGTTCAATTGCATTGTACTGCTCTCAACGTTGCCAAGAACGGGCTTTAGGACAAGCTTTCTGTGGTATTACGAAGGACCTtggcaaatacaaaaatgatTCAGATAGTGTTAAAGGGATTGAAGACTATATTAGAGAAATTACTTTATGCAGTGATTCAAAAGCAGATGTGGAGTACTTTCCTGAGCATAAACATGAATGTAGAGGAGTGAACTGGCCTACGGTGTTACCAGCTGATATAGTTTTGGCTGCTCGAGTACTAGTAAAGTCTACATTGCAAGGAAGAGGTTATGTTGAG GACCTTTCTCACAATTATTTACAAATTCCTTCAGAAAGCAAATTAGAGGTGTATATATTTTCAATTGTATTGTTATACTGTCTTCAACACTCTGATGGGCTTGAACTTCCGATTAATGGGGCCTCCATATCGCag GCTGTCATAATTATTTCTCAAATCAGAGTGAATTCCATGGCAGTTGTCCGCATGAAATCTGTTGATAGTTATGGTCTGGCAGGTGAACTTGGAAAACATCCATCTAATGTGGGTGCTTTAACTAGCACGTTGGAGCAG GTTAGAGTTGGACAAGCTATTTATGCAGCTGCCAGTTTGTTCAACCATTCTTGCAAGCCAAATGTCCATGCATATTTCCTTTCACGGACATTATTTATAAGAACAACCGAGTTTGTGGCTGCTGGTTGTCCCCTGGAGTTGTCCTATGGTCCACAG ATTGGGCAGTTTCAATGTAATGATCGCCTTAAAATTTTGGTTGAGAAGTACTCTTTCCGATGCCAATGCCGCAGCTGCTCGGCAGTCAACATTTCTGACCTTGTTATAGATGCTTTTCATTGCACAAATCTTACTTGTCCTGGTGTAGTTTTAGACGGTTGTGTGCTCAACTGCGAAAACGAGAAACTGAAGAACTTTCGGAAACTTGACAGTGGAAGCTGCTTGGATGCGCATTTGCAG GTTATTGAAACCAAAGATTTTGATATCAGTGACGTGGCACATTGTGCTCCTGACGTAGGCAAAAGATTCCTTTGTATTGATCCCGGATATTGTTTGAAGTGCGGCTGTCATCGTGATATTGAATCTTCATGTGCAGCTTCAAACCTAGCTTGGAAATACATTAGAAG CTTGCAGGATGCATTAATTTCAAGAGAAATTTCACATACTACACTTGCTGATGCCTCAAAGTCTCTTGTTAAGTTGAGATCAATATTGCATGCATATAACAAGGGCATTGCAGAA GCAGAGGACGCGCTTGCACAAGCATTTTGTCTGCTAGGCGACTTACAATCTGCGAATGAgcattgtaaagcatcaattaAG ATACTCGAAGTATTGTATGGTTCTCAGCACATTGTCATTGGATATGAACTGGTGAAGCTGGTGTCCATTCAGCTTTCAGTGAATGATTATTCTACCTTGGATAGTATAAACAGGCTGAGAGCCATATTTTCGCTGTATTATGGCTTACATGCTGACATAATGTTCCCATACCTGCAATCACTTAAAAGAGATGCTTGCAAGCTCTTGCAGTAA